In Stieleria varia, one genomic interval encodes:
- a CDS encoding IS66 family transposase, protein MNRIEQLERQNAVLREQNEKFASDAKLLLEEVAKLGDEKQKLIKKNEAISDELRKSRDQLEALIRRLFGRQSERFDDVDQLKFEFATPEQAADAREGIEQACDENNNTGKSKPKPRRRKRNERFPESLERKQVLIDLSDEEKEGLTRIGEDIVETAHYRRPIVYILQKIYPKYVRSGEPDAGVMQMPRPESLIAGDRYDTSFAAEIIAAKFSYHLPIYRQEDLFAGCGITISRSSLLNIQEAAAKLIRPFAAYLADLVRTDHCISSDDTGVLLLLPKDIPKIDEDDPKSRRAAEVIAKAKEENAKSVRAKMWAYRGVSVPINVFDFTVSRHRDGPDLFLIDRDYEGTLLGDCYGANTGIHMRSNGLVVHAACVAHARRKAEYALGNHREHATALLKCFNRLYDLEDQCRHMDWDARFAFRQEHALPVWTLLRSYLENEMSKVSTKEKIGEAKGYLLNQWDGLVKYLGDGRIPIDNNECEQLMKQVALGRKNWLFIGSVAAGYRTADLMTLCSSAIRNDLDVYAYIKDVLDTLLSGSTDYASLRPDAWAKSHPESVRHYRAEERRQRNARRDRARLDRRLSQSESE, encoded by the coding sequence ATGAACCGAATCGAGCAACTTGAGCGACAAAACGCCGTCCTTCGCGAGCAGAACGAGAAGTTCGCAAGCGACGCCAAGCTGCTACTTGAAGAAGTTGCCAAGCTGGGCGACGAGAAGCAAAAGCTGATCAAAAAGAACGAAGCGATCAGTGATGAACTTCGTAAATCTCGCGACCAGCTCGAAGCCCTGATCCGCCGTCTGTTTGGTCGCCAAAGCGAACGCTTCGACGATGTCGACCAGCTCAAGTTTGAGTTTGCCACACCCGAACAAGCTGCTGACGCGCGAGAAGGTATCGAGCAAGCATGCGATGAAAACAACAACACTGGCAAATCAAAACCCAAGCCACGCAGGCGGAAACGTAACGAGCGATTCCCCGAGAGCTTAGAGCGAAAGCAAGTCCTGATCGACTTGTCCGACGAAGAGAAGGAAGGCCTGACGCGAATCGGCGAAGACATCGTCGAGACGGCTCACTATCGTCGCCCAATCGTTTACATCTTGCAGAAGATCTATCCCAAGTACGTCCGCAGCGGTGAACCTGATGCAGGCGTGATGCAGATGCCACGGCCCGAATCGTTGATCGCGGGCGATCGCTACGACACCTCCTTCGCCGCAGAGATCATCGCCGCGAAGTTCAGTTATCACTTGCCGATTTATCGCCAAGAGGATCTTTTTGCTGGTTGCGGGATCACGATTTCTCGCAGTTCGTTATTGAACATCCAAGAAGCAGCGGCGAAGTTGATTCGTCCGTTTGCTGCCTATCTGGCCGATTTGGTTCGCACCGATCATTGCATCAGCAGTGATGACACGGGCGTGTTGTTGCTGCTTCCCAAAGACATCCCCAAGATTGACGAAGACGACCCCAAGAGCCGCAGGGCTGCGGAGGTGATAGCGAAAGCCAAAGAGGAGAACGCCAAGAGTGTTCGAGCCAAGATGTGGGCCTATCGCGGGGTGAGTGTTCCGATCAACGTGTTTGACTTCACGGTAAGTCGACATCGCGACGGGCCAGACCTGTTCTTGATTGATCGCGATTACGAAGGCACGTTACTTGGCGATTGCTACGGCGCGAACACTGGGATTCACATGCGTTCCAACGGCTTGGTTGTCCATGCCGCATGCGTTGCCCATGCGCGACGCAAGGCGGAGTATGCGTTAGGTAATCATCGTGAGCATGCGACCGCGTTGTTGAAGTGTTTCAATCGGCTTTACGATTTGGAAGATCAATGTCGCCACATGGACTGGGACGCGCGATTTGCGTTTCGGCAAGAGCACGCTTTGCCGGTGTGGACGCTGCTTCGTAGCTACTTGGAAAACGAGATGTCGAAGGTGTCAACGAAAGAGAAGATCGGCGAAGCGAAGGGCTACTTGCTAAATCAATGGGATGGCTTAGTGAAGTACCTTGGGGATGGTCGGATCCCGATCGACAACAACGAGTGCGAACAGTTGATGAAACAGGTTGCGCTGGGTCGCAAGAACTGGCTGTTCATCGGCAGTGTAGCTGCCGGTTATCGCACGGCGGACTTAATGACGTTGTGCAGCAGCGCGATCCGCAATGACTTGGATGTCTACGCCTACATCAAAGACGTGCTCGATACACTGCTATCTGGCAGCACCGACTACGCGAGCTTGCGTCCAGATGCGTGGGCTAAGTCACACCCAGAATCGGTTCGTCACTACCGCGCCGAAGAGCGTCGGCAACGCAACGCCCGGCGTGACCGAGCCCGACTCGATCGACGCCTCAGCCAATCCGAGTCAGAATAA
- the tnpB gene encoding IS66 family insertion sequence element accessory protein TnpB (TnpB, as the term is used for proteins encoded by IS66 family insertion elements, is considered an accessory protein, since TnpC, encoded by a neighboring gene, is a DDE family transposase.) — protein MIALPTNTDIFLFSQPTDMRKSFCGLAGIVRDSLHREPNDGSLFLFINRNKDKLKALYWDRDGLALWYKRLESGTFERITDQGKSTVQIDAAELAMLLGGISIENAKRRKRFKAA, from the coding sequence ATGATCGCATTGCCAACCAACACTGACATCTTCCTGTTCTCCCAGCCCACCGACATGCGAAAAAGCTTTTGTGGACTAGCCGGTATCGTTCGAGATTCGTTGCATCGGGAACCCAACGACGGCAGCCTCTTCTTGTTTATCAACCGAAACAAAGACAAGCTCAAAGCACTCTACTGGGATCGCGACGGATTGGCACTATGGTACAAGCGATTGGAGTCAGGAACGTTTGAGCGAATCACTGACCAAGGCAAGTCGACCGTTCAGATCGACGCGGCGGAACTAGCTATGTTGCTCGGTGGAATCTCCATCGAGAACGCCAAGCGACGCAAGCGATTCAAGGCCGCGTAA
- the tnpA gene encoding IS66 family insertion sequence element accessory protein TnpA: protein MARKPDPALRQAWRELISRQSHSGLSIARFCDTQQISTASFYKWRRELSQATDQPRQTFLPVEVLPSESIDDEPPLRVRLTVGAVIEIPAQRIDILLAVIERIQTSGSLSLAQQEHMP from the coding sequence ATGGCGCGAAAACCGGATCCTGCCCTGCGGCAGGCTTGGCGAGAATTGATCTCTCGCCAGTCACACTCGGGATTGAGCATCGCTCGGTTTTGTGACACACAACAAATCTCGACCGCATCGTTCTACAAATGGCGGCGAGAACTCTCGCAAGCAACTGATCAACCGAGGCAGACTTTCCTGCCCGTTGAAGTTCTCCCGAGCGAGTCAATCGATGACGAACCGCCTCTGAGAGTTCGCCTGACCGTCGGAGCCGTCATCGAAATCCCAGCACAGCGAATCGACATCCTGCTGGCCGTCATCGAGAGAATTCAGACTAGCGGATCGCTCTCACTTGCCCAGCAGGAACACATGCCATGA
- the hemP gene encoding hemin uptake protein HemP, producing MTAPEQPASSVPEGLTADFADRAAPFSPKIVHFTDLARCGDEIWIEYEGKLYRLQSTRQGKLILTK from the coding sequence ATGACTGCTCCCGAACAACCGGCATCCTCCGTCCCCGAAGGACTTACCGCTGATTTTGCGGACCGGGCAGCCCCGTTCAGTCCAAAGATCGTGCATTTCACCGACCTCGCCCGCTGCGGCGACGAGATCTGGATCGAGTACGAAGGCAAACTCTATCGCCTGCAAAGCACCCGTCAGGGAAAACTGATCCTGACCAAATGA
- a CDS encoding IS1380 family transposase, whose product MTKRNRKRAALKRLRRQAVEFDFDGGTLTSDAGLLLLREVDQRLGLIRRVDACIADPRDPIYTAHPQAEILTSRIFGIAAGYEDGNDHAHLRHDAAFQVAAGRTPAQNDYDSDEHVPLASPSTHSRFENRVDRKAMLAIHEEIVNTFLDSYEKPPEEITLDYDATDDPTHGNQDKNYFNGFYDGHCFLPLYVFCGYQLLVAYLRPSSFGAAHHARAVTKLLVQKIRSRWPETKIILRGDGGYSDERLMRWCDKNDVYYVFGLPKNNVLIRNIACEMTRARLEHLKFKSTRTLFKWFRYRTQETWDRHRWVLGKAEHGDKGANPRFVVTNLPSAQGIVEPTYHRPRVDGKQVRQILDPGTICSVAWNPKDFYRERYCQRCEMENRIKEQQMCLFADRTSCTDFMANQFRLILSSLAYVLVDGIRRLALQGTTHARMRVDTIRLRLFKIAARVRVTCRRVIFHLPTHCPSASLFNEVMARLCRSD is encoded by the coding sequence ATGACAAAGCGTAATCGAAAACGAGCTGCACTGAAACGCCTCCGTCGCCAAGCTGTCGAGTTTGATTTTGATGGCGGAACGCTCACGTCCGACGCCGGATTGCTACTGCTTCGCGAAGTCGATCAACGACTCGGCCTGATCCGCCGAGTCGACGCTTGTATTGCCGATCCACGCGATCCTATCTACACCGCACATCCGCAGGCCGAGATCCTGACCAGTCGTATCTTTGGAATTGCGGCAGGCTACGAGGACGGCAACGATCACGCCCACTTGCGGCATGATGCAGCCTTTCAAGTCGCTGCCGGACGCACGCCTGCACAGAATGACTATGACAGCGACGAACACGTTCCTTTGGCCAGTCCGTCAACGCATTCACGTTTCGAAAATCGTGTCGATCGCAAAGCGATGCTGGCTATCCACGAAGAAATCGTAAACACCTTTCTGGACAGCTACGAGAAACCGCCCGAAGAAATCACCTTGGACTATGATGCCACAGATGATCCGACGCACGGCAATCAAGACAAAAACTACTTCAATGGATTCTACGACGGCCACTGTTTTCTGCCGCTGTACGTGTTCTGTGGCTATCAGTTGCTCGTCGCCTACCTACGTCCCAGCAGTTTTGGCGCAGCCCATCACGCTCGCGCGGTGACCAAACTGCTGGTTCAAAAGATTCGTTCGCGATGGCCGGAGACGAAAATCATTTTACGTGGCGATGGCGGATATTCTGATGAAAGACTCATGCGTTGGTGCGATAAAAACGACGTCTACTATGTCTTCGGATTGCCCAAGAACAACGTCTTGATCCGCAATATTGCCTGCGAAATGACCCGTGCTCGACTTGAGCATTTGAAATTTAAATCCACGCGAACGCTTTTCAAATGGTTCCGTTATCGCACTCAGGAAACATGGGACCGTCATCGCTGGGTTCTCGGCAAGGCGGAGCACGGCGACAAGGGAGCCAACCCGCGTTTCGTCGTGACAAACCTGCCCAGTGCCCAAGGGATCGTCGAGCCGACTTATCATCGCCCTCGCGTGGACGGCAAACAGGTTCGACAAATCCTCGATCCTGGAACGATCTGCAGTGTTGCTTGGAACCCGAAGGATTTCTATCGAGAACGTTATTGTCAGCGTTGTGAAATGGAGAATCGGATCAAGGAACAACAGATGTGTTTGTTTGCCGATCGAACCAGCTGCACAGACTTCATGGCCAATCAGTTTCGTTTGATTCTGTCGTCGTTGGCGTATGTGTTGGTCGACGGAATCCGCCGGTTGGCACTTCAGGGCACTACACATGCTCGGATGCGTGTGGATACGATCCGCTTGCGTCTGTTCAAGATTGCCGCGCGAGTGCGCGTGACTTGTCGGCGAGTGATTTTTCACCTTCCGACTCACTGCCCTAGCGCGAGTCTCTTTAACGAAGTCATGGCGCGTCTTTGCCGAAGCGACTAA
- a CDS encoding glycosyltransferase family 2 protein, protein MDSTRPNAAATASPSTVPAHCVITATPWGDIAKRLESTAELLEQATAGLASSSDSNVTRSAPTCTLTVIIPVFNERETLPVVLQRTEEVMPADAELIIVDDGSTDGTCQWLQQLPASPRRKVICRRRNHGKGSAVRLGIRHSQGDVVAIQDADLEYDPFDLLDVIKPIAENRADVVYGSRYLRQSDDPSVLHRFGNWLLTALSNRLTGLKLTDMETCHKAFRGDLIRSIPLRECRFGFEPEITAKIAARKQRVLEVPTGYECRGYDEGKKIGWRDGIAALACMWRYRPR, encoded by the coding sequence ATGGACAGCACTCGCCCCAACGCCGCCGCGACCGCATCCCCCTCAACCGTCCCAGCACATTGCGTTATTACCGCGACGCCCTGGGGCGACATCGCCAAACGGTTAGAATCGACAGCCGAGCTGTTGGAACAAGCCACAGCGGGGTTGGCGAGCTCATCGGACTCAAACGTGACTCGCTCCGCCCCCACATGCACGCTGACCGTCATCATCCCGGTATTCAACGAACGGGAAACATTGCCGGTTGTCCTGCAGCGTACCGAAGAAGTCATGCCGGCCGACGCTGAACTGATCATCGTGGACGATGGCAGCACGGACGGAACCTGTCAGTGGCTGCAACAGTTACCAGCTAGTCCACGTCGCAAGGTCATTTGCCGTCGCAGAAATCACGGCAAGGGCTCCGCCGTTCGGCTGGGCATTCGCCACAGCCAAGGTGACGTGGTTGCGATCCAGGACGCCGATCTGGAGTACGACCCGTTTGATTTGCTGGACGTGATCAAGCCCATTGCGGAGAACCGAGCCGACGTGGTTTACGGGTCACGGTATTTACGCCAGTCAGATGATCCGTCCGTACTGCATCGATTCGGCAATTGGTTGTTGACAGCGTTGAGCAATCGGTTGACCGGCCTGAAACTGACGGACATGGAGACATGCCACAAAGCGTTCCGCGGTGACCTGATCCGTTCGATCCCGTTGCGGGAGTGCCGATTCGGATTCGAACCCGAGATCACGGCCAAGATCGCGGCCCGCAAACAGCGTGTGTTGGAGGTGCCCACGGGCTACGAATGCCGTGGATACGACGAGGGAAAGAAGATCGGGTGGCGGGATGGCATCGCGGCATTGGCCTGCATGTGGCGATATCGCCCCCGTTAG
- the acnA gene encoding aconitate hydratase AcnA, producing the protein MTFDPFNARDQFDTGNGSATIFRLSKLQEAGLGQIDRMPFSIRVLLEAVLRNCDDFLVTQQDVKNLAAWNAADPAKQEIPFKPYRVVLQDFTGVPAVVDLAAMRSAMQRIGGDPKKINPLIPVDLVIDHSVQVDFFGTDAALGKNVDIEFQRNRERYEFLRWGQQAFDNFRVVPPNVGIVHQVNLEYLACGVALVDTPDGPVAVPDTLVGTDSHTTMINGLGVLGWGVGGIEAEANMLGQPLYMLMPEVIGFELTGALPAGSTATDMVLRVVEILREEGVVGKFVEFFGTGMNTMSVADRATIANMAPEYGATMGFFPVDDVTLDYMRQTGRTETQVQLVENYCKEQGLFRLDDGPKLTYTKTLSLDLGTVEPSLAGPKRPQDRIALRDMKQAFNDSLTAPIGKAGFGLATEALKHTGTVENNGHSSQITHGAVVIAAITSCTNTSNPSVMIGAGLLAKKAADRGLQVPGHVKTSLAPGSRVVTDYLDKAGLTDSLRALGFHTVGYGCTTCIGNSGPLPEPVAAAIKSGDLVASAVLSGNRNFEGRVNPLTKANYLASPPLVVAYALAGTTDIDLLNEPLGTDSDGKPVMLSEIWPSAEEIRETILTSIEPDMFIQQYESGVTGNEMWNSIEAATGAIYPWSDESTYIHNPPFLDSVTGEAVPSIGPVTGARCLVLLGDSVTTDHISPAGAIATDGPAGKFLQKCGVEIRDFNSFGSRRGNDLVMVRGTFANIRIRNQLAPGTEGGVTRYLPTNDVMSIYDASMLYQSESTPLVVLAGTEYGTGSSRDWAAKGTMLLGVKAVIAASYERIHRSNLVGMGVLPLEFADGATWQSLGITGEESFDIPDLSDDLEPRSTINVTATNADGKSITFPCVVRIDTPVELQYYRNGGILPTVLRNLADN; encoded by the coding sequence GTGACTTTCGATCCGTTTAACGCTCGTGACCAATTTGATACCGGCAACGGCTCCGCCACCATCTTTCGGCTGAGCAAGCTGCAGGAGGCCGGGCTGGGCCAAATCGATCGAATGCCGTTCTCGATTCGAGTTCTGTTGGAAGCCGTGCTGCGAAACTGCGACGACTTTCTCGTCACACAACAGGACGTCAAGAATCTGGCGGCATGGAACGCAGCCGATCCGGCCAAACAAGAGATCCCGTTCAAGCCCTATCGCGTCGTCCTGCAAGACTTCACCGGTGTCCCCGCCGTCGTCGACTTGGCCGCCATGCGATCAGCGATGCAGCGGATCGGCGGTGATCCCAAAAAGATCAACCCGCTGATCCCGGTCGACTTGGTCATCGATCACAGCGTGCAAGTCGATTTCTTTGGTACCGACGCGGCGCTAGGAAAGAACGTTGACATCGAATTCCAACGCAACCGCGAACGCTATGAGTTTCTGCGTTGGGGTCAACAAGCCTTTGACAATTTCCGCGTCGTCCCTCCCAACGTCGGGATCGTTCACCAAGTCAACTTGGAATACCTCGCGTGCGGCGTTGCCCTGGTCGACACGCCCGACGGTCCGGTCGCCGTTCCAGACACACTCGTCGGGACCGACAGCCACACAACGATGATTAACGGACTGGGCGTGCTCGGTTGGGGTGTCGGCGGCATCGAGGCGGAAGCCAACATGTTGGGCCAACCGTTGTACATGCTGATGCCCGAAGTCATCGGATTTGAACTCACCGGCGCACTGCCAGCCGGTTCGACCGCTACCGACATGGTGCTGCGTGTCGTCGAGATCTTGCGTGAGGAAGGCGTGGTGGGCAAGTTCGTTGAGTTCTTCGGCACCGGCATGAACACCATGAGCGTGGCCGATCGCGCGACGATCGCCAACATGGCACCCGAGTACGGTGCGACGATGGGATTCTTTCCCGTCGACGACGTCACTCTCGATTACATGCGTCAGACGGGACGCACGGAAACGCAAGTCCAATTGGTCGAAAACTACTGCAAGGAACAAGGCCTGTTCCGTTTGGATGACGGCCCCAAACTCACCTACACCAAGACACTCTCGTTGGACTTAGGAACCGTCGAGCCAAGTCTTGCCGGTCCAAAACGCCCACAAGACCGCATCGCGTTGCGTGACATGAAACAGGCGTTCAACGATTCGCTCACCGCACCGATCGGCAAAGCCGGTTTCGGACTGGCGACCGAAGCACTCAAGCATACCGGTACGGTTGAGAATAACGGACACTCCAGCCAAATCACGCACGGTGCCGTCGTCATCGCCGCGATCACATCGTGCACCAACACCAGCAACCCATCCGTGATGATCGGCGCCGGCCTGTTGGCCAAGAAAGCGGCCGATCGCGGATTGCAAGTGCCTGGGCACGTCAAAACCAGTTTGGCTCCCGGTTCACGCGTCGTCACCGACTACCTAGACAAAGCCGGTTTGACGGACAGCTTGCGTGCGCTCGGTTTCCACACCGTCGGCTACGGCTGTACGACTTGCATCGGCAACAGCGGACCGCTGCCCGAACCCGTCGCCGCGGCCATCAAGAGTGGTGACTTGGTCGCGTCGGCCGTGTTGAGTGGCAATCGCAATTTCGAAGGCCGCGTGAACCCGCTGACCAAAGCCAACTACCTGGCCAGCCCGCCACTGGTCGTCGCCTACGCCCTTGCCGGCACCACCGACATCGATCTGTTGAACGAACCCTTGGGCACGGACAGCGACGGCAAACCGGTGATGTTGAGCGAGATCTGGCCGTCGGCGGAAGAAATCCGCGAGACCATCCTGACCAGTATCGAACCCGACATGTTCATCCAGCAGTATGAGTCCGGTGTGACGGGTAACGAAATGTGGAACTCGATCGAAGCCGCCACGGGGGCGATTTACCCCTGGAGCGACGAGAGCACCTACATCCACAACCCGCCGTTCTTAGACAGCGTCACCGGCGAAGCCGTCCCGTCGATCGGACCGGTCACCGGCGCACGATGTTTGGTGCTGCTGGGTGATTCCGTAACGACCGACCACATTTCCCCGGCCGGTGCGATCGCAACCGACGGTCCGGCGGGCAAATTCCTGCAGAAGTGTGGCGTTGAGATCCGTGACTTCAACAGCTTCGGCTCACGCCGCGGCAACGACTTGGTCATGGTTCGAGGCACCTTCGCCAACATCCGCATCCGCAACCAACTGGCACCTGGCACGGAAGGTGGCGTGACCCGCTACCTGCCGACCAACGATGTGATGAGCATTTACGATGCATCGATGCTCTATCAATCCGAGTCCACTCCGCTGGTTGTGCTGGCGGGCACGGAGTACGGAACGGGCAGCAGCCGAGACTGGGCCGCCAAAGGAACGATGCTGTTGGGGGTCAAAGCCGTCATCGCTGCCAGCTATGAACGCATTCACCGCAGCAACCTCGTCGGCATGGGAGTCCTGCCACTGGAATTCGCCGACGGCGCGACTTGGCAATCGTTGGGCATCACCGGCGAAGAATCCTTTGACATCCCGGACCTCTCGGACGACCTGGAACCGCGTAGCACCATCAACGTGACGGCGACCAACGCGGACGGAAAGTCAATCACGTTCCCCTGTGTCGTGCGAATCGATACCCCAGTCGAATTGCAGTACTACCGCAACGGTGGAATCCTGCCGACCGTGCTGCGAAACCTGGCCGACAATTGA